In Corvus cornix cornix isolate S_Up_H32 chromosome 4A, ASM73873v5, whole genome shotgun sequence, one genomic interval encodes:
- the RAB41 gene encoding ras-related protein Rab-41 isoform X3, with protein MTVLTIHTRQPLELISCPKQCTWRTARLQLWDTAGQERFLIPSSIRDSAVALIVFDITSGPGWPQQVRLQLWDTAGQERFRSLIPSYIRDSTIAVVVYDITNLNSFQQTSKWIDDVRTERGSDVIIMLVGNKTDLADKRQITTEEGEQRAKELNVMFIETSAKTGYNVKQLFRRVAAALPGMDSTPEKSKEDMIDIKLEKPPEQPVTESGCSC; from the exons ATGACAGTTTTGACAATACATACCAG GCAACCATTGGAATTGATTTCCTGTCCAAAACAATGTACCTGGAGGACCGCACG gctgcagctgtgggacacAGCCGGCCAGGAGAGGTTCctcattcccagctccatccGTGACTCTGCTGTGGCTCTCATTGTCTTTGACATCACAA gtgGGCCGGGCTGGCCCCAGCAGGTCcggctgcagctctgggacacGGCGGGGCAGGAGCGGTTCCGCAGCCTCATCCCCAGCTACATCCGCGACTCCACCATCGCTGTCGTGGTCTATGACATCACAA ACTTGAATTCTTTCCAGCAAACCTCCAAGTGGATCGATGACGTCAGGACAGAGCGAGGCAGTGATGTCATCATCATGTTGGTGGGGAACAAAACCGACCTGGCAGACAAGAG GCAAATCACCACAGAGGAAGGGGAACAGAGAGCCAAAGAGCTGAATGTGATGTTCATTGAGACCAGTGCAAAGACTGGGTACAATGTCAAACAG cttttccGCCGTGTGGCTGCTGCCTTACCTGGGATGGACAGCACAccagagaagagcaaagaaGACA
- the ARR3 gene encoding arrestin-C isoform X1, translating to MADGAKVFKKTSPNSKLSLYLGKRDFVDHVDSVDSVDGVCLIDPEYLKDRKVYVTLTCAFRYGRDDLDVIGLTFRKDIYVLTTQLYPPVPDQAPKTLTPLQEKLMKKLGENAYPFTFEIATNLPCSITLQPGPDDVGKACGVDFEVKGFCAENLEEKIHKRNSVRLIIRKVQFAPTKTGPAPRAETTRQFMMSDKPLHLEASLDREIYYHGEPINVTVNINNTTNKVVKKIKIAVDQITDVVLYSLDKYMKTVCTEEINETVAANSTFTKTYSLTPLLSSNRQKRGLALDGKLKHEDTNLASTTILRPGMDKEVLGILVSYKVKVNLVVSRGGILGDLTASDVGVEMPVILMHPKPEDTKPRSEEDIVIEEFARQKLKGEKDDEDEKEEAEKEES from the exons ATGGCAGACGGAGCAAA GGTTTTCAAGAAGACCAGCCCCAACAGCAAG ctttCCCTCTACCTGGGGAAGAGAGACTTTGTGGATCATGTGGATTCAGTGGACTCTGTAG ATGGTGTCTGCCTGATCGACCCGGAGTACCTAAAGGACAGGAAAG TGTATGTGACGCTGACCTGCGCCTTCCGCTACGGCCGCGATGACCTCGATGTGATCGGCCTGACCTTCAGGAAGGACATCTACGTGCTGACCACCCAGCTGTACCCGCCCGTGCCGGACCAGGCCCCCAAGACCCTCACTCCTCTGCAGGAGAAGCTGATGAAGAAGCTCGGGGAGAACGCCTACCCCTTCACCTTTGAG ATTGCCACCAACCTGCCCTGCTCCATCACCCTCCAGCCCGGGCCAGATGATGTGGGAAAG GCCTGTGGCGTGGACTTCGAGGTCAAAGGATTTTGTGCTGAAAATCTGGAGGAGAAAATTCACAAAAG GAACTCTGTGCGCCTCATCATCCGCAAGGTCCAGTTCGCCCCGACGAAGACGGGGCCAGCCCCGAGAGCCGAGACCACCCGGCAGTTCATGATGTCAGACAAGCCTCTGCACCTCGAAGCTTCCCTGGACAGGGAG ATCTACTACCACGGAGAACCCATCAATGTGACCGTCAACATCAACAACACCACCAACAAGgttgtgaaaaaaattaagattgcag TGGATCAGATCACAGACGTGGTCCTGTATTCCCTGGATAAATACATGAAGACTGTGTGCACCGAGGAGATAAA TGAGACTGTGGCCGCCAATTCCACCTTCACCAAAACGTACTCGTTGACCCCCCTGCTCTCGTCCAACCGCCAGAAGCGAGGCCTCGCTCTTGATGGCAAACTCAAGCACGAGGACACCAACCTGGCCTCCACCACCAT CCTGAGACCTGGCATGGACAAGGAGGTGCTGGGCATCCTGGTGTCCTACAAAGTGAAGGTCAACCTGGTGGTGTCCCGAGGAGG cattCTGGGGGATCTCACTGCCAG tgATGTTGGGGTGGAGATGCCCGTCATCCTCATGCACCCGAAGCCTGAAGACA CTAAGCCCAG AAG CGAGGAGGACATTGTCATTGAGGAATTTGCTCGCCAGAAGCTCAAGGGAGAGAAGGATGATGAAGATGAGAAGGAGGAAGCTGAGAAAGAGGAGAGTTAA
- the RAB41 gene encoding ras-related protein Rab-41 isoform X1 — translation MSAPGSGGDFGNPLRKFKLVFLGEQSVGKTSLITRFMYDSFDNTYQATIGIDFLSKTMYLEDRTIRLQLWDTAGQERFLIPSSIRDSAVALIVFDITSGPGWPQQVRLQLWDTAGQERFRSLIPSYIRDSTIAVVVYDITNLNSFQQTSKWIDDVRTERGSDVIIMLVGNKTDLADKRQITTEEGEQRAKELNVMFIETSAKTGYNVKQLFRRVAAALPGMDSTPEKSKEDMIDIKLEKPPEQPVTESGCSC, via the exons ATGTCCgcgcccggcagcggcggcgACTTCGGGAACCCGCTCAGGAAGTTCAAGCTCGTCTTCCTGGGCGAGCAGAGCG TTGGGAAGACCTCCCTGATCACCAGGTTTATGTATGACAGTTTTGACAATACATACCAG GCAACCATTGGAATTGATTTCCTGTCCAAAACAATGTACCTGGAGGACCGCACG atcaggctgcagctgtgggacacAGCCGGCCAGGAGAGGTTCctcattcccagctccatccGTGACTCTGCTGTGGCTCTCATTGTCTTTGACATCACAA gtgGGCCGGGCTGGCCCCAGCAGGTCcggctgcagctctgggacacGGCGGGGCAGGAGCGGTTCCGCAGCCTCATCCCCAGCTACATCCGCGACTCCACCATCGCTGTCGTGGTCTATGACATCACAA ACTTGAATTCTTTCCAGCAAACCTCCAAGTGGATCGATGACGTCAGGACAGAGCGAGGCAGTGATGTCATCATCATGTTGGTGGGGAACAAAACCGACCTGGCAGACAAGAG GCAAATCACCACAGAGGAAGGGGAACAGAGAGCCAAAGAGCTGAATGTGATGTTCATTGAGACCAGTGCAAAGACTGGGTACAATGTCAAACAG cttttccGCCGTGTGGCTGCTGCCTTACCTGGGATGGACAGCACAccagagaagagcaaagaaGACA
- the RAB41 gene encoding ras-related protein Rab-41 isoform X2, which produces MSAPGSGGDFGNPLRKFKLVFLGEQSVGKTSLITRFMYDSFDNTYQATIGIDFLSKTMYLEDRTVRLQLWDTAGQERFRSLIPSYIRDSTIAVVVYDITNLNSFQQTSKWIDDVRTERGSDVIIMLVGNKTDLADKRQITTEEGEQRAKELNVMFIETSAKTGYNVKQLFRRVAAALPGMDSTPEKSKEDMIDIKLEKPPEQPVTESGCSC; this is translated from the exons ATGTCCgcgcccggcagcggcggcgACTTCGGGAACCCGCTCAGGAAGTTCAAGCTCGTCTTCCTGGGCGAGCAGAGCG TTGGGAAGACCTCCCTGATCACCAGGTTTATGTATGACAGTTTTGACAATACATACCAG GCAACCATTGGAATTGATTTCCTGTCCAAAACAATGTACCTGGAGGACCGCACG GTCcggctgcagctctgggacacGGCGGGGCAGGAGCGGTTCCGCAGCCTCATCCCCAGCTACATCCGCGACTCCACCATCGCTGTCGTGGTCTATGACATCACAA ACTTGAATTCTTTCCAGCAAACCTCCAAGTGGATCGATGACGTCAGGACAGAGCGAGGCAGTGATGTCATCATCATGTTGGTGGGGAACAAAACCGACCTGGCAGACAAGAG GCAAATCACCACAGAGGAAGGGGAACAGAGAGCCAAAGAGCTGAATGTGATGTTCATTGAGACCAGTGCAAAGACTGGGTACAATGTCAAACAG cttttccGCCGTGTGGCTGCTGCCTTACCTGGGATGGACAGCACAccagagaagagcaaagaaGACA
- the ARR3 gene encoding arrestin-C isoform X2 → MADGAKVFKKTSPNSKLSLYLGKRDFVDHVDSVDSVDGVCLIDPEYLKDRKVYVTLTCAFRYGRDDLDVIGLTFRKDIYVLTTQLYPPVPDQAPKTLTPLQEKLMKKLGENAYPFTFEIATNLPCSITLQPGPDDVGKACGVDFEVKGFCAENLEEKIHKRNSVRLIIRKVQFAPTKTGPAPRAETTRQFMMSDKPLHLEASLDREIYYHGEPINVTVNINNTTNKVVKKIKIAVDQITDVVLYSLDKYMKTVCTEEINETVAANSTFTKTYSLTPLLSSNRQKRGLALDGKLKHEDTNLASTTILRPGMDKEVLGILVSYKVKVNLVVSRGGILGDLTASDVGVEMPVILMHPKPEDTKPSEEDIVIEEFARQKLKGEKDDEDEKEEAEKEES, encoded by the exons ATGGCAGACGGAGCAAA GGTTTTCAAGAAGACCAGCCCCAACAGCAAG ctttCCCTCTACCTGGGGAAGAGAGACTTTGTGGATCATGTGGATTCAGTGGACTCTGTAG ATGGTGTCTGCCTGATCGACCCGGAGTACCTAAAGGACAGGAAAG TGTATGTGACGCTGACCTGCGCCTTCCGCTACGGCCGCGATGACCTCGATGTGATCGGCCTGACCTTCAGGAAGGACATCTACGTGCTGACCACCCAGCTGTACCCGCCCGTGCCGGACCAGGCCCCCAAGACCCTCACTCCTCTGCAGGAGAAGCTGATGAAGAAGCTCGGGGAGAACGCCTACCCCTTCACCTTTGAG ATTGCCACCAACCTGCCCTGCTCCATCACCCTCCAGCCCGGGCCAGATGATGTGGGAAAG GCCTGTGGCGTGGACTTCGAGGTCAAAGGATTTTGTGCTGAAAATCTGGAGGAGAAAATTCACAAAAG GAACTCTGTGCGCCTCATCATCCGCAAGGTCCAGTTCGCCCCGACGAAGACGGGGCCAGCCCCGAGAGCCGAGACCACCCGGCAGTTCATGATGTCAGACAAGCCTCTGCACCTCGAAGCTTCCCTGGACAGGGAG ATCTACTACCACGGAGAACCCATCAATGTGACCGTCAACATCAACAACACCACCAACAAGgttgtgaaaaaaattaagattgcag TGGATCAGATCACAGACGTGGTCCTGTATTCCCTGGATAAATACATGAAGACTGTGTGCACCGAGGAGATAAA TGAGACTGTGGCCGCCAATTCCACCTTCACCAAAACGTACTCGTTGACCCCCCTGCTCTCGTCCAACCGCCAGAAGCGAGGCCTCGCTCTTGATGGCAAACTCAAGCACGAGGACACCAACCTGGCCTCCACCACCAT CCTGAGACCTGGCATGGACAAGGAGGTGCTGGGCATCCTGGTGTCCTACAAAGTGAAGGTCAACCTGGTGGTGTCCCGAGGAGG cattCTGGGGGATCTCACTGCCAG tgATGTTGGGGTGGAGATGCCCGTCATCCTCATGCACCCGAAGCCTGAAGACA CTAAGCCCAG CGAGGAGGACATTGTCATTGAGGAATTTGCTCGCCAGAAGCTCAAGGGAGAGAAGGATGATGAAGATGAGAAGGAGGAAGCTGAGAAAGAGGAGAGTTAA
- the RAB41 gene encoding ras-related protein Rab-41 isoform X4: MTVLTIHTRQPLELISCPKQCTWRTARSGCSCGTQPARRGSSFPAPSVTLLWLSLSLTSQVRLQLWDTAGQERFRSLIPSYIRDSTIAVVVYDITNLNSFQQTSKWIDDVRTERGSDVIIMLVGNKTDLADKRQITTEEGEQRAKELNVMFIETSAKTGYNVKQLFRRVAAALPGMDSTPEKSKEDMIDIKLEKPPEQPVTESGCSC, translated from the exons ATGACAGTTTTGACAATACATACCAG GCAACCATTGGAATTGATTTCCTGTCCAAAACAATGTACCTGGAGGACCGCACG atcaggctgcagctgtgggacacAGCCGGCCAGGAGAGGTTCctcattcccagctccatccGTGACTCTGCTGTGGCTCTCATTGTCTTTGACATCACAA GTCcggctgcagctctgggacacGGCGGGGCAGGAGCGGTTCCGCAGCCTCATCCCCAGCTACATCCGCGACTCCACCATCGCTGTCGTGGTCTATGACATCACAA ACTTGAATTCTTTCCAGCAAACCTCCAAGTGGATCGATGACGTCAGGACAGAGCGAGGCAGTGATGTCATCATCATGTTGGTGGGGAACAAAACCGACCTGGCAGACAAGAG GCAAATCACCACAGAGGAAGGGGAACAGAGAGCCAAAGAGCTGAATGTGATGTTCATTGAGACCAGTGCAAAGACTGGGTACAATGTCAAACAG cttttccGCCGTGTGGCTGCTGCCTTACCTGGGATGGACAGCACAccagagaagagcaaagaaGACA